One window of Micromonas commoda chromosome 1, complete sequence genomic DNA carries:
- a CDS encoding predicted protein: MRVALASVAPAGVHRRVRLSRGRARGIRTRASPNPPFDAYEVLGVNDDAKEDEIKLAWKGLQRRYHPDSGSEADAKKSADINRAYDILTDKSARVRLDDALMRSNDGKRRRAARTVISASGLVGPLRERLLASMEVCGSVDACEIDVTDRMIESIREWGRMLAFTSELPLPLPLQVDDVPSGVKLAIVKFNDKLIEVGALYITVEEDVDAGKVDVVITRSWSEAQKGVDADTQLPGEQRILTDFSQEFNFLVGVESGRLGAKTAGGSKNPFAEGLSNVVSSISSFALPVMPLFGSARNVVPGGSYDAYKIRSGSFDSKDEDADDVADV, encoded by the coding sequence atgcgcgtcgccctcgccagcgtcgcgcccgccggcgtccatcgccgggTTCGACTTTCTCGGGGACGTGCTCGCGGTATCCGCACCCGCGCATCTCCAAACCCGCCGTTCGACGCGTACGAAGTCCTAGGCGTCAACGATGATGCGAAGGAGGATGAGATAAAGCTCGCGTGGAAGGGGCTCCAGCGTCGCTACCACCCGGACAGCGGGTCCGAGGCTGATGCGAAGAAGTCCGCGGACATCAACCGCGCGTACGATATCCTCACCGACAagtccgcgcgcgtcaggcTCGACGATGCGCTGATGCGTTCGAACGATGGGAAGagaaggcgcgcggcgaggaccgtcATCTCCGCGTCAGGTCTGGTGGGCCCTCTTCGTGAGAGACTCCTGGCTTCCATGGAGGTTTGCGGCTccgtggacgcgtgcgagaTCGACGTGACGGACAGGATGATCGAGTCGATCCGCGAGTGGGGCAGGATGTTGGCGTTCACCAGCGAGCTGCCTCTTCCTCTTCCCCTCCAGGTCGACGACGTACCCAGCGGCGTCAAGCTCGCCATCGTAAAGTTCAACGATAAACTGATTGAAGTTGGAGCGCTGTACATAACGGTCGAGgaagacgtcgacgcggggaaGGTTGACGTCGTGATCACTAGGTCGTGGTCGGAAGCTCAGAagggcgtcgatgccgacACCCAGCTTCCCGGCGAGCAGCGAATCCTCACGGACTTTTCGCAGGAGTTCAACTTCCtggtcggcgtcgagagcGGCAGGTTGGGAGCAAAGACTGCTGGCGGGTCGAAGAATCCTTTCGCCGAGGGGCTCAGCAACGTGGTGTCGTCCATCTCGTCGTTCGCCCTTCCCGTCATGCCCCTGTTTGGCAGTGCGAGGAACGTCGTTCCGGGAGGATCGTACGATGCTTATAAGATCCGGTCAGGGTCATTCGACTCCAAGGatgaggacgccgacgacgtcgccgacgtgtGA
- a CDS encoding predicted protein, producing MEPRPEDPARADTRHHVRPSAPGADTAAGEGEGYRVINGGLSEEQIAERVVDYDDDEYGFVKMVRSALVEAGVLKEETPLGKLHALAPPKGRRKNPFLFVLQNDLRKSKEFAAALHRFVRQEICAALGVSRVAYQRRPTFRVHMAGGPAQGFAHADGLEPYNHQPGEVNIWLPLSKVHGSNSLMCESSPGKGDFHAFEAEPGQFVKFYGNRCWHYCLDNKTDDTRVSFDLRVVPMDLFDNNHDGPSKTLTKKSSKKRFSGIKPLKLGEYYMDSDAEFDEQWQQMRGRM from the coding sequence ATGGAACCCCGTCCTGAAGATCCCGCTCGTGCCGACACTCGTCATCATGTTCGTCCTTCGGCACCTGGTGCTGACACCGCTgccggagaaggcgaaggaTATCGCGTGATTAACGGTGGACTTTCTGAAGAGCAAATCGCGGAGAGGGTCGTcgactacgacgacgacgagtacggGTTCGTGAAGATGGTCAGGAGTGCACTCGTGGAGGCTGGGGTATTGAAAGAGGAAACCCCGCTGGGCAAGCTGCATGCGCTCGCCCCGCCAAAGGGTCGGCGCAAGAACCCGTTCTTATTCGTGCTCCAGAACGATCTGCGGAAATCGAAAgagttcgcggcggcgcttcaTCGGTTCGTGCGCCAGGAGATATGCGCGGCTCTTGGCGTTTCGCGAGTCGCGTATCAGAGGAGACCAACGTTCCGCGTGCACATGGCGGGTGGGCCAGCTCAGGGGTTCGCTCACGCAGACGGTTTGGAGCCGTATAATCATCAACCCGGCGAGGTGAACATATGGCTGCCGTTGAGCAAGGTTCACGGCAGCAACTCGCTGATGTGCGAGTCTTCACCGGGCAAGGGTGACTTCCACGCTTTCGAAGCTGAGCCCGGTCAGTTCGTGAAGTTCTACGGTAATAGGTGCTGGCACTACTGTCTCGATAACAAAACCGATGACACGCGCGTTAGCTTTGACCTGAGGGTGGTGCCGATGGACCTGTTCGACAACAACCACGACGGGCCATCGAAGACGCTGACGAAAAAATCGAGCAAAAAGCGATTTTCGGGAATCAAGCCCTTGAAGCTGGGCGAGTACTACATGGACTCCGACGCGGAGTTTGACGAACAGTGGCAGCAAATGAGAGGTCGGATGTAG
- a CDS encoding predicted protein, giving the protein MAGDFFESPRSLDANFAAGTPAAGSKAPSSPSAGGSFGLDDLMSQSLGGIAGGSMSSSQKGPSMMATATSSRGGSAGDLSHGGSQAGGDADDILGAMFGTISGSETASPRGMTPVSGSVPNDMDAFDVFASGTAGNTGEENSSADISGGEGDFATDLERVVERARSKTSGSSRLSSVTRAEPVVDGFAGFDDLLSPGPGSMPKASVGGSGPASSGPSSSAPGGDSLEDLLGVGTSSKKPAGAAGMSLGDELDGLFGAPSVPSGQPPAVIDDMFGPMMGSGGVSSSGVATTIAGKVTLDEIEYDGSDDEQEGDTEERTAARKKRHDRVRAAMQAKLQEKRDREIAAVAEQAERQVLKDLIGAEIDEWLRQNQGNIRTMLAKLGDVLWENHGYKAPSLNELIEANSVKKAYHKALIIIHPDKVRQKGGSTDQCYIADRVFDQVRDAYKAMCEKEM; this is encoded by the coding sequence ATGGCTGGCGACTTCTTCGAGTCTCCTCGCAGTTTAGACGCGAACTTTGCGGCCGGGACCCCGGCAGCTGGATCCAAAgcaccgtcctcgccgtcagCTGGCGGTTCCTTTGGGCTCGACGACCTGATGTCTCAGTCcctcggcggcatcgccggCGGTTCCATGTCCAGCAGTCAGAAGGGTCCGAGCatgatggcgacggcgacgagcagcaGGGGCGGCAGCGCCGGGGATCTCAGCCACGGCGGATCACAagccgggggcgacgcggatgatATTCTCGGGGCGATGTTCGGGACCATCAGCGGATCAGAgacggcatcgccgcggggcatGACACCCGTGTCGGGCTCCGTTCCGAACGACATGGACGCTTTCGACGTATTCGCCAGTGGGACCGCGGGTAATACGGGCGAGGAAAATAGCTCCGCAGACATCagcgggggcgagggcgacttTGCGACTGATCTCGAGAGGGTTGTTGAAAGGGCGAGGTCGAAGACGTCGGGATCATCGCGGCtgtcgtcggtgacgcgcgcggaacCAGTCGTCGATGGCTTCGCGGGCTTCGACGATCTCCTCTCGCCGGGTCCAGGTTCGATGCCGAAGGCGTCGGTCGGGGGCTCGGGGCCGGCTTCGTCTgggccgagctcctcggcgccgggtggGGATTCGCTCGAGGATCTGCTCGGTGTTGGAACGTCTTCGAAGAAACCCGCGGGCGCAGCTGGCAtgtccctcggcgacgaactCGACGGGCTCTTCGGCGCCCCGTCAGTACCTAGCGGCCAACCGCCGGCGGTGATCGACGACATGTTTGGGCCGATGATGGGCAGCGGGGGTGTCTCCAGCTCGGGGGTGGCGACCACGATCGCCGGCAAGGTGACGCTGGACGAGATCGAGTACGAtgggagcgacgacgagcaggaGGGGGATACTGAGgagcgaacggcggcgaggaaaaaGAGGCACGACagggttcgcgcggcgatgcaggCGAAGCTTCAGGAGAAACGCGACCGAGAAATCGCCGCAGTCGCCGAGCAGGCGGAGCGGCAGGTGCTCAAGGATctcatcggcgccgagaTTGACGAGTGGCTGCGTCAGAACCAGGGTAATATTCGTACCatgctcgccaagctcgggGACGTGCTGTGGGAGAATCACGGGTACAAGGCGCCCAGTCTgaacgagctcatcgaggccAACTCGGTTAAGAAGGCGTATCACAAGGCTCTCATCATCATCCACCCAGACAAGGTGAGGCAGAAGGGGGGTAGCACGGACCAATGTTACATCGCGGACAGGGTGTTCGACCAAGTGCGCGACGCGTATAAAGCGATGTGCGAAAAGGAAATGTGA
- a CDS encoding major facilitator superfamily (hexose), translating to MRSSSGELNPRRGRRLTASATADLEAGEPEPKLQPLEGRELLMRVLPCVLVASLGAFSFGYHLGIVNPALDNLARDLGIALNTQLKGLVVSTVLVGATVGSSYSGRIADSVGRRAALVGTAAPLVLGSILCGTAANVWFMLVGRLLAGWGIGAASNLVPMYIAEVSPKQLRGTLGSLNQLMICIGILVAVIAGMPLASDPNHWHNMFLFAAVPGLLQGVFMTVVPESPGWLRRNGKVAEAAAAETALWGAPDVSGGDDKDDKDEKKVSTAELFAPANRRAVTIGTGLFFLQQMSGVNAIVYFSSAMFVAAGVESAVAASVAVCATNVVATILSGQALDRLGRKPLLTGSFIGMGISCLVMSYAMANQGTWALAGPVAVIAVMSYIASFGMGCGPIPGLLSSEIFNPRIRGAGMSLCFTTHWVFNFVIGQAFLPVVEAVGGPAVFIGFAGVCALSVLFVKAQVVETKGKSLDVITKELAAAK from the coding sequence ATGCGGTCCTCCTCCGGGGAGCTCAACCCcaggcgcggtcgtcggctGACCGCCTCAGCCACCGCCGACCTCGAGGCTGGTGAGCCCGAACCCAAGCTTCAACCCCTGGAGGGCCGCGAGCTGCTCATGAGGGTTCTGCCGTGCGTGCtcgtcgcgagcctcggcgcgttctCCTTCGGCTACCACCTCGGCATCGTCAACCCCGCGCTGGACAACCTCGCGAGGGACCTCGGTATCGCCCTCAACACGCAGTTGAAAGGCCTCGTGGTTTCGACCGTGCTTGTCGGCGCCACGGTGGGTTCTTCGTACAGCGGTCGTATCGCCGACAGCGtcgggaggagggcggctTTGGTTGGCACGGCGGCTCCGCTCGTCCTTGGCAGCATTCTCTgcggcacggcggcgaacgtGTGGTTCATGCTCGTCGGCCGTCTGCTCGCCGGCTGGGGtatcggcgcggcgtccaaccTTGTGCCAATGTACATCGCCGAGGTGTCCCCCAAACAGCTCAGAGGCACGCTGGGTTCGCTGAATCAGCTCATGATCTGCATCggcatcctcgtcgccgtcatcgccggGATGCCCCTCGCTTCTGATCCGAACCACTGGCACAACATGTTCCTATTCGCGGCGGTACCCGGGCTCCTGCAAGGCGTGTTCATGACCGTCGTCCCGGAATCGCCCGGGTGGCTGAGGCGTAACGGGAAGGTTGCCgaggcagccgcggcggagacggcgctgtggggcgcgccggacgtgagcggtggcgacgacAAGGACGACAAGGACGAGAAGAAGGTGTCCACCGCAGAGCTTTTTGCGCCCGCTAACCGAAGGGCGGTCACGATCGGCACGGGTCTGTTTTTCCTGCAGCAGATGTCGGGCGTGAACGCGATTGTTTACTTCTCCAGCGCCATGTttgtcgccgcgggggttgaATCCGCAGTTGCGGCGTCAGTCGCCGTCTGCGCGACCAACGTCGTAGCGACTATTCTGAGTGGCCAGGCTCTCGACCGGCTCGGACGCAAACCTCTACTCACGGGATCTTTCATCGGCATGGGCATCAGTTGTCTGGTCATGAGCTACGCGATGGCGAATCAGGGGACTTGGGCACTAGCtggtcccgtcgccgtcatcgccgtgATGTCGTACATTGCCTCGTTTGGAATGGGATGCGGACCTATCCCTGGTCTGCTCTCTTCCGAAATCTTCAACCCTCGtattcgcggcgccgggatgTCACTGTGCTTTACGACGCACTGGGTGTTCAACTTTGTCATCGGTCAGGCTTTCTTGCCGGTGGTCGAGGCTGTTGGCGGTCCCGCGGTGTTTATCGGTTTCGCTGGCGTCTGCGCTCTTTCGGTCCTCTTCGTTAAGGCTCAGGTCGTTGAGACGAAGGGCAAGTCGCTCGATGTCATCACAAAAGAGCTAGCGGCAGCGAAGTGA
- a CDS encoding predicted protein, giving the protein MISTLSSTHQTRMLCSSIAVSRRSVRGKAGCALGTTSGHRQGLSTKRVLTRRRVVGTGARASSVSPGFGTKGKARSCSVVMKGLPETLFTIGTVAVLPLYGAMIGAPKAEMTQNAMSSHLPFMLMGALYAAAALVSLQSVDAKALVDVFFANTNGDGVMSIARHALTLLSGFLATAEPASCMWLHLLSLDLFVARHVYLDSLALNVPAAHSLTLCCMFGPCGYLAHTFTKAFMANRFEDHHKVERAARGKPGRSCDGALQAAQDVRRTGADIRKRHPRCANPAFRERTGRRARRPRRRSRRRARGALVPHHASRVPRSGDGGRLLCGRKVWARDDGFLGVRAA; this is encoded by the exons ATGATTTCGACTCTGTCCAGCACGCATCAGACCAGAATGCTGTGCAGCAGCATCGCAGTGTCGCGGAGGTCGGTGCGAGGGAAAGCGGGATGCGCGTTGGGAACCACGAGCGGACATCGGCAAGGATTATCCACGAAGCGGGTGCTGACGCGACGTCGTGTGGTGGGTACAGGTGCCCGCGCATCGTCGGTTTCTCCGGGGTTTGGGACAAAGGGTAAAGCGAGGAGCTGTAGTGTCGTTATGAAAGGCTTGCCCGAGACGCTGTTTACGATTGGAACGGTCGCGGTGCTCCCCCTGTACGGAGCGATGATCGGAGCTCCCAAGGCGGAAATGACACAAAACGCGATGAGCTCTCACCTGCCGTTCATGCTGATGGGAGCCCTttacgcggcggcggcgctagTGTCTTTGCAAAGcgtggacgccaaggcgcttGTGGATGTGTTCTTCGCCAACACTAACGGAGATGGAGTGATGAGCATAGCGAGGCACGCGCTTACGCTGCTGTCGGGCTTCCTCGCAACTGCTGAGCCGGCGTCGTGCATGTGGCTGCATCTGCTGTCTTTGGACCTGTTCGTCGCGCGGCACGTGTACCTGGACAGCCTCGCACTGAACGTTCCGGCGGCGCACTCTCTGACTTTATGCTGCATGTTCGGGCCGTGCGGGTACCTGGCGCACACTTTCACCAAGGCGTTCATGGCGAAC CGCTTTGAAGATCATCACAAAGTAGAGCGCGCAGCCAGGGGCAAACCCGGACGTTCGTGCGATGGCGCCCTCCAAGCGGCGCAAGACGTCCGCCGCACCGGAGCCGACATCCGGAAACGCCACCCAAGGTGTGCGAACCCGGCATTCCGCGAGCGCACGGGGCGACGtgcccgacgcccccgacgcagatctcgacgccgagcccgaggtgcTCTTGTGCCCCATCACGCGAGCCGTGTTCCGCGATCCGGTGATGGTGGGCGACTGCTCTGCGGACGGAAGGTATGGGCTCGTGACGATGGTTTTTTGGGTGTCCGGGCCGCGTGA
- a CDS encoding predicted protein: protein MDVSLSGGTLRSFYRSIGSLSKVGAEVLIEAVRDSDGQRNGGLTIKTINTARSAFLSVTFKSTSFDAFSVTVAEGTLQTAVYAKHLLAALRTQKVDRVFLSQGVDTPDRMSIQLECGRGTLRKTFGVHCITDVAHVRATLDPSTMPIKIAFRPKELGRMLSHFQSSQEDITISCAPEDGAGDVLRDANAPATRNLKLSSYVDPNAPAGQALQTSVSLDSGGQDAVLRYEHDGGEKVDVTVNLKDFRVMTGLCEQLDVDVAVYIDSPGAPLLQYHQYGRGYAFDPSNVDFDAELVLASMLPRMDQEPSQTLGGTTREQRAAETGPPPPVASGMESELTERFPRGGRGDPSVGAAASTGIPDSVDGSQPVGKHQRETVQGPSRDVQMAWAPGEVDNHGGDDDWLGEYVEATPPNPKKPRH, encoded by the exons ATGGACGTATCGTTGTCCGGTGGGACCCTGAGGAGCTTCTACAGGTCCATCGGCAGCCTCTCGAAGGTCGGGGCCGAGGTGCTCATTGAGGCAGTGCGCGATAGCGACGGCCAACGGAACGGCGGGCTGACGATCAAGACAATAAACACCGCCAGATCCGCGTTCCTCTCCGTCACGTTCAAATCCACTTCCTTCGATGCCTTCAGCGtgaccgtcgccgagggaaCGTTGCAGACGGCGGTGTACGCTAAGCATCttctcgcggcgctcaggaCCCAAAAGGTGGATCGCGTCTTTCTCTCGCAAGGGGTTGACACTCCGGATAGGATGTCGATACAGCTGGAGTGCGGCCGAGGGACTTTGAGGAAAACCTTCGGCGTTCACTGCATCACCGACGTGGCTCATGTCAGGGCGACGCTTGACCCGAGCACGATGCCCATCAAGATCGCGTTCCGACCCAAAGAGTTGGGTCGCATGCTGTCTCACTTTCAGTCGTCGCAGGAAGACATCACCATATCGTGTGCGCCAGAGGATGGCGCCGGAGACGTGCTTCGAgacgcgaacgccccggcgacgaggaaccTTAAGCTTTCATCGTACGTGGATCCAAACGCACCTGCCGGCCAGGCGCTTCAGACCTCGGTGAGCCTCGACAGCGGCGGGCAGGACGCGGTGCTCAGGTACGAACACGACGGGGGCGAAAAGGTTGACGTGACGGTGAACCTCAAGGACTTTCGCGTGATGACGGGGCTGtgcgagcagctcgacgtggacgtcgccgtctaCATCgactcgccgggcgcgccgctgctT CAGTACCACCAATACGGGCGTGGATACGCGTTCGATCCGAGCAACGTTGACTTTGATGCGGAGCTCGTTCTGGCGTCGATGCTGCCGCGGATGGACCAAGAACCGTCGCAAACGCTAGGAGGCACCACGAGGGAGCAGAGAGCGGCGGAGACgggaccaccgccgccggttgCGTCTGGGATGGAGAGTGAATTGACCGAGAGGTTCCCTCGGGGAGGTCGGGGCGACCCGAGTGTTGGCGCagcggcgagcacggggaTTCCTGACTCCGTCGACGGGTCTCAGCCGGTAGGTAAGCATCAGAGGGAGACGGTGCAGGGCCCGTCGAGGGATGTTCAAATGGCGTGGGCTCCGGGAGAGGTCGATaaccacggcggcgatgatgatTGGCTTGGAGAGTACGTagaggcgacgccgccgaatcCGAAAAAGCCGCGGCACTGA
- a CDS encoding predicted protein: LDAFILDDIVSASECEALIKCAEGAGYSFWNAAVSTATFRNSDTVEIHSAAVADELWRRCAHLVVPTVVIEQGHPLWEPGLEGTWKACGVNDHLLFNKYEPGGHFSPHTDGASIVDMNRRSLYSMLVYLNRCPDGGGTALFSPPEGTSMGKFVVDPALGVYRWPEEWQTGVAPVEPGTALVFRQDTSHEGVPVGPGHRKIIIRTDVMYERVPPVFIDYVGKQAYDLHREAQSAEGEGDHMTAMRLYRHCRRL, encoded by the coding sequence CTCGACGCCTTCATCCTCGACGACATAGTGAGCGCGTCCGAGTGCGAGGCGCTGATTAAATGCGCCGAGGGTGCGGGTTACAGCTTttggaacgcggcggtgtccaccgcgacgttTCGCAACTCGGATACGGTTGAGATTcacagcgcggcggtcgcggacgaactgtggcggcggtgcgcgcacTTGGTGGTGCCGACGGTGGTCATCGAGCAGGGGCACCCACTGTGGGAGCCGGGACTAGAGGGGACTTGGAAAGCGTGCGGGGTGAACGATCACCTCCTATTCAACAAGTACGAACCAGGCGGACACTTCTCGCCGCACACTGACGGTGCATCCATCGTAGACATGAACCGAAGGTCCCTCTACTCCATGCTCGTGTACCTGAACAGGTGTCCCGACGGTGGCGGCACGGCTCTGTTTTCGCCGCCGGAGGGAACCAGCATGGGAAAATTCGTGGTCGACCCCGCTCTGGGTGTGTACAGGTGGCCCGAGGAATGGCAGACGGGGGTTgcgcccgtcgagcccgGCACGGCGCTGGTGTTCAGGCAGGACACCAGCCACGAGGGCGTGCCTGTTGGACCCGGCCACCGGAAGATCATTATACGCACCGACGTGATGTACGAACGAGTCCCGCCGGTGTTCATAGACTATGTGGGGAAGCAAGCGTACGACTTGCATCGCGAGGCACAgagcgcggagggcgagggcgatcaCATGACGGCGATGAGGCTGTACAGGCACTGCAGGAGGCTC
- a CDS encoding predicted protein: protein MPTFDPSSQSSYPATAVTHVAFDVDVDFDEKIISGTATASVKVQSQSSTLVLDTRDLHIERVQLDGADLTFSIGETHPVMGAPLVIELDKQMEKDSSFDVVITYRTSPSSSAVQWLRPEQTAGGKHPYLFTQCQAIHARSLFPCQDTPGAKMTYSAKVTAPNPLTALMSAIPIGEPADAGDGKSSFEFKQDVPIPPYLLALAVGNVEAVEIGPRSKVWSEPEMVQAGAFEFSETEDFLKAAEQVAGPYVWGRYDLLLLPPSFPYGGMENPCLTFVTPTLLAGDRSQAHVVAHEIAHSWSGNLVTNKTWEHFWLNEGFTVFIERKIMNKMYGKSVFDFNAIGGLMELKETVARLGTNHPHTVLKPELAGGVDPDDVFSKVPYEKGFAFLVYLEHMTRGDGDGPERADAANGTPEFAEFLIEHFQRHQYATVESDDFKAAYTARFPEASAQVDWDAWLTKPGMPPVDIGQYYDGGSSEASAELARKWHLCDVLGMGGEGTRPEGASAGDIKDFSSMQVDHFLLSLIEYRGGSHALSVNVVKSLDELYKLSEFKNSEIRCKWLQLRLAAGDAGAFEPARDMLRSQGRMKFLRPLYRSLSKSKAEGGKKFAEETFAGARNMYHPIAEKMVAADLGM from the coding sequence ATGCCCACGTTCGATCCATCCTCCCAATCGTCATACCCTGCGACCGCCGTCACTCACGTGGCGTTCGATGTGGACGTGGACTTCGACGAGAAGATCATCTCCGGGACTGCGACCGCGAGTGTGAAGGTTCAATCGCAGAGCTCAACCCTCGTGTTGGACACGCGCGATCTGCACATCGAGCGTGTGCAACTCGACGGTGCCGATCTGACGTTCTCGATTGGCGAAACCCACCCGGTGatgggcgcgccgctcgttATCGAGCTCGACAAGCAGATGGAGAAGGACTCGTCGTTCGACGTTGTCATTACGTatcgcacgtcgccgtcctcgtccgctgTTCAGTGGCTCAGGCCCGAGCAGACCGCCGGGGGAAAACACCCTTACCTGTTCACGCAGTGCCAAGCGATTCACGCGAGGTCGTTGTTCCCGTGCCAGGATACCCCCGGCGCCAAGATGACTTACAGCGCCAAGGTGACCGCCCCGAACCCCTTGACCGCGCTCATGTCCGCCATTCCGATCGGCGAACCCGCGGATGCTGGCGACGGCAAGAGTTCGTTCGAGTTTAAACAGGACGTGCCCATCCCGCCTTACCTCCTGGCGCTGGCGGTGGGCAACGTGGAGGCTGTGGAGATTGGACCGCGTTCGAAGGTTTGGAGCGAGCCCGAGATGGTCCAGGCGGGTGCTTTTGAATTCAGCGAGACTGAGGATTTCCTCAAGGCGGCAGAGCAGGTGGCGGGACCATACGTCTGGGGCAGGTACGACCTGCTCCTCCTGCCGCCTTCGTTCCCTTACGGAGGCATGGAGAACCCTTGCCTCACGTTCGTTACCCCCACGCTGCTTGCGGGGGATCGAAGCCAGGCGCATGTGGTGGCGCACGAGATTGCGCACTCGTGGAGCGGTAACCTCGTGACCAACAAAACCTGGGAGCACTTCTGGCTCAACGAGGGGTTCACCGTCTTCATCGAGAGGAAGATCATGAACAAGATGTACGGCAAAAGCGTTTTCGACTTCAACGCCATCGGCGGCTTGATGGAGCTTAAAGAGACCGTGGCCCGCTTGGGTACGAATCACCCTCACACCGTTCTCAAGCCCGAACTCGCGGGGGGTGTCGACCCAGACGACGTCTTCTCAAAGGTTCCCTACGAGAAAGGCTTCGCATTTTTGGTCTACCTCGAGCACatgacccgcggcgacggtgacggaccagagcgcgccgacgcggccaACGGCACCCCGGAGTTTGCAGAGTTTCTCATCGAGCACTTCCAGCGCCACCAGTACGCCACAGTCGAGTCCGATGACTTCAAGGCTGCGTACACGGCTCGGTTCCCTGAGGCGTCCGCGCAGGTAGACTGGGACGCGTGGCTCACCAAACCTGGCATGCCCCCCGTGGACATCGGGCAATACTACGACGGCGGGTCCTCGGAGGCttccgcggagctcgcgcgtaAGTGGCACCTGTGCGATGTGCTCGGCATGGGTGGAGAAGGGACCAGGCCCGAGGGCGCATCCGCGGGTGATATCAAGGATTTCTCGTCGATGCAGGTGGACCATTTTCTCCTCTCGCTGATTGAATACCGCGGCGGTTCACACGCTCTTTCCGTCAACGTTGTCAAGTCCCTCGATGAGCTGTACAAACTTAGCGAGTTCAAGAACAGCGAGATTCGTTGCAAGTGGCTGCAGCTCAGGTTGGCCGCCGGCGATGCCGGTGCGTTCGAACCGGCGAGGGACATGCTGCGGTCCCAAGGGCGTATGAAGTTCTTGAGGCCGTTGTACCGGTCGTTATCCAAGAGTAAGGCGGAGGGTGGGAAGAAGTTCGCCGAGGAAACTTTCGCGGGTGCGAGAAACATGTACCACCCCATCGCCGAGAagatggtcgccgcggatctaGGAATGTGA